ATGCCCGTAACAGCTACGAACCCTATGGCAAAGGCCACTGGAGTCCCGACAACAATAATTATGAAAAGCAGCAGGGCCAACAGCAGCAACGTTTCAACAAAAGCCATCACAATGCCTCCCCGTAATGTTTGCAGTTAGCCCCAGATAAATTCTGACGGCCGAAGGATGATTCAGGCGGACGCATTTATTTGCTTTGCAAACCTTTCATTAAACTCCGGCCGTCAGAATTGATGATATGGGTGCTAGCGCATAAACTCAGCCAATTCAAGGGCAGAAAAATTTAATTTTATTTCGTTAACTTTTATTTGTTCAACTCTTCGAAGGCCTTCATCAGCTCCAGGCCGCCCTCTTTTACATTTCCTTTGATTTGTTCAAGCAGGGTTTTGGACACCTTCGCGAACTCTTTATTTTCGTCTGGTGTCAGTTCGTATGCCTTAACCCCTTTAGCCTTGGCGTCCGCCAACAATTTTTGATAGCTTTCCACCGTTTTCTGCCTGTGAAATTCCGTCAGCTTGGGAAATGCGCGTTTGATTGCCTCTTGCTGTTCCTTTGTCAACTTGTCCCAGGTCTTTTGGCTGAAGATCACGCCGGCATAAATCTCCATCTGGTCTGTAATGGCCAAATTTTTTGAAACCTCATACAGTTTGAAAGCCTGTGTGGCCGCCCAGCTGGTATTTACCAAATCAATGACCTTGCGTTCAAGAGAAGTCGGCACATCGGCAATAGGGATGGTCATCGGCGTACCGCCCCACAACCTTACCGCTTCGCCGCTCCATTTACTTGCTGTGCGGACTATGGTGCCTTTTAAATCCGCCGGCTTATGGACCTCTTTATTCCCGACAAAGACCAGGGTTCCCGGCGGAATGGCCCCAATGTATACCACGCCATATTTGCTGAATATCTTCTGCAATATTGGAGTTGTGAGAGTTGCAAACTTGTCAAATTTGTCCATATTGTATGAACATGCTCCAGGTATTTCAAACGGAAGCGTCTCGGGAATTGTAGTGGAAATATATGCATTCTGGAAATGGGCTATATCTACAGTGCCGTTCATTATCGCATCAATGACATCCGGATCTTGCACCAGCGATCCTGAATGATATACCTGAACTTTAATTTGGCCACCGCTTTCCTTTTCCACCTGCTGGGCAAAATAGCTGTACGATTGGCCGTGCAGGCTGCCTTCCGGGTTCTGGTTGGCCATTTTTAAAATTACTGGGGACGGTTTCGGTTCTTCTTTTTTTGCCTCTTCATTGGTGCCGGTTGTTTTCGTGCATCCGAACAGCAGCAAAACAGCAAGGAATACCGCCGTCGTCAGGAGGGCAAAAGCTCTTTTCTCCCAAAGCCTCATTCAACTTCCTCCCCTCAAAACATTTAGAAATTTTCTACAAGCAGCTCTGTAAAACCCCTGGCTTCATTTTGCCGCCATCCAACACCCCCCCTTTTCACATTAATTAGTCGGCGGATTTGTATCATTTCAAGTCAACCCGTGTTGATGCCGACACAATATTTTGTATTTTTCAAGGTTGCTAACCTATTCTGCAACCATATTATTTTTTTATAAATACAATTTAAATTATGGTTGTTATTATAGGTTTTCTTTTTCATTATTTTTTGATATTTTTATTGAAAAAATATTCTGCATCATTTGATCAGCAATATTATAACAATATTAATTCTTGTAATAATTATTCTAATGCTGTTCTTTGATTAGTACAATCTATGTTTTGAATCAATATATTGATTTTATCTCACTAGCGTTGCATAAAAAAGATTAACCAATTTACAATGCTATCGGGTCAAATG
The Peptococcaceae bacterium genome window above contains:
- a CDS encoding TRAP transporter substrate-binding protein produces the protein MRLWEKRAFALLTTAVFLAVLLLFGCTKTTGTNEEAKKEEPKPSPVILKMANQNPEGSLHGQSYSYFAQQVEKESGGQIKVQVYHSGSLVQDPDVIDAIMNGTVDIAHFQNAYISTTIPETLPFEIPGACSYNMDKFDKFATLTTPILQKIFSKYGVVYIGAIPPGTLVFVGNKEVHKPADLKGTIVRTASKWSGEAVRLWGGTPMTIPIADVPTSLERKVIDLVNTSWAATQAFKLYEVSKNLAITDQMEIYAGVIFSQKTWDKLTKEQQEAIKRAFPKLTEFHRQKTVESYQKLLADAKAKGVKAYELTPDENKEFAKVSKTLLEQIKGNVKEGGLELMKAFEELNK